The window ttaattctaataaCCCATTGACCAATCTAGGTCAACGATCTAGTCAGATTCATTTTATTGATTCTGATGATTGCATTCTCAGTGGATCATGAAACTTCGAAATTGCTGGAGGTTCAAGCTCTGTGTCCATACAAGCTGTTCACTTAGCTAGATGTTTGTGCATTCCAACCCAATACAGGTGACTAAATATGGGTCTCAAATGACAATTCTGCTCTTCTCCTTCCTTTCTTTATTGTTATCCGTAAAAAAAATTgtatctccccccccccccaaacaaaaTTAAATGGCAGTGGCCGAAGCAAGTCAGACATCTAATTTTCACATTGTTATTTTATAGAATGACTCCTTGAGTTTTTGCAAAAAATATTCACATATTAAGAGCGTTTATAGAAGTTCCAGAATGCACAAtgtttagaaatttaatataagGGTAAAATTGTTGGCAAAAAAAAAACTGTTTGACTTTCCAGATTGTAAAGTATCTCATAAAATAGGAACCATGGAGTAgcggaaaagaaaaataaaaataaaaatacaagggGAACTTTCAATGATCATCAAAACTTGTCTCGGTCACATAATAAAAACTAGAGGGTAAGTGTTTCTAGTGatgttagcaaaagagaaggtaCTTTTAATACGGCAGTGTTGAGACTAAtcgcctgtttggccaagcttctttttggccaaaagtgtttttttttttttttttttttaccaaaagcacttttggccaaaaattgaggtgtttggccaaacttttggaaggaaaaaaaagtacttttgaggagaagcacaagcagttttggagaagcagaaaaaagtagcttctctccaaaagcacttttttgagaaacacttttgagaaaaatacacttagaagcagttttttaaagcctggtcaaacactaattgctgctcagaagtgcttttcaaattaattagccaaacacaaactactactcaccaaaagtgcttttgagaaaaaaagcacttctcaaaataagctgatttttgcagcttggccaaataAGCAGGTAAGGATAAATCTGTTGATGTGTGTGTGTCTAGAGAAAGAGAGATACCCTCGACTTTCCAGTGAACTTGTCATTTAATATTCGTATAGCAACCACTCCTCCAACATCACTGAAGAATCTGCGTAGGTCGTCATACGTTGCCTGTCACAGTAACAAACAACCAATTAACTGAAGGCCGCTAAGGCAAGTAATTTCATTCAGGAGTATTTTAAACTTCAAGAAACACCAACATACAGCTTACCTTGAGGTTAAGATTAGATACAAATGCAGTACACTGGTCATTATACTGCTTTGGTTTTCCGGAAGAAacatctttgttttcttttttgcttcCACTCGCTGGTTTGCTGGCATCCACATCTGGATTTGTATTATTTACCTTGACTGAGTCTTTAACTTGGCCTTTACCATCTTCAGAAGTGATCTTAACATTCTTAGCTTTATCTTTGTGACGTTTAGCAGGAGGTTGTTCTTCAATCAAATTTGATACTGGCTTCCTCTTTTCACGCACATTTTTCCTCGAGGAATTGTCTCTATCATCTGCTGGCACACCAATGTTCTTAGCCTCTTGTAACTTGAATAACTGCAGTTCTTCAAGGCGAGGAGTGACCTGAGACAATTGGAGAAAGGAGAAGCAGAGCCATCAGAAATAAAATTCTTACTCAAAAGCCACCAATAAGATACTCGGGAACAGATAATTCTCACATCAGAAAAGGAATAACAGATGCACCcaaaaaaacacacaaaaaagtAGCTCCATCAGAAATGTTTTTCTTACTAAAATGTGACTGATGCACCAAAAAGTAAATATCATAATTCCGTCACTGGCCCAAGCTATGAGGCTTTAGGCGACATTAGGCAGataacaaaatttcaaattttctttATATTGCTCATGGAACAGAGTTAGCATAATTACAAATCTTGAACAATTAGAATGCACCAGAGAGATTTGAAATATTTCTGTATAGCACATAAAGGACTGCTCCCTGTATCATCACATCTTATTTTCAACTGAAGTACGAATTAACACACTTATGAGCTAACTCTAGAAGCAATGACATTAAGCTGCATTACCTTTTTAACTGCAAGGTCAAAGTCTTCAAGTGCACCATACTCTCTCTCGAAGCGAATCCATGAATTGCATATGTCCTGAATGATTCTGTTTTTTAGAAGAAGGTATCATCTAATTCAAAATGAATAGCAACTTAGGCTGCAAAGGACGATCCCCTAAAAGATAAAATATAGTAACAGATACACAAAGAGGATAGCACGAAATGGAGCCAAATAAAGTATCCAGCGAGAATCTTCTTGATTTTgctcccatttttaccaaattatTAAAAAACTGCTTGAAACCAAAAAGATTTCTGGCATATTTTCATTTGTTAAGTATGTTTCCACACTAATAGCACAATCGATGGTACCTAATTAGTTAAGAGGTGTTTCTCGGGTATAAGGTGCACATTTCTTCTCTTAAGAGACTTTATTGGATTGGGCTGATGTGACAAAAATCATGCTTCAAAGCACAAAAAAACTTGCGTACCTCAAATACACAAAGTATTGCAGATAAAAGTTACTTTTCATGGCCCCAAATTTGTTTCCAAATTGACtgttccaaaaatataaaattaataagATCATAACTGAAAATTTTCCCTAGCCCTAAAGGAACTCTTTGCTACAGTACAGAAGGATCAAATTCAATGGAACCAAGAGATGATGTGTGAGGTAGTTTGAGGAAAATTAAGTGAACATGTTATAGGTACTGTTAAGAGATGGTTCAACAGTTTCACAACCAACAAGCTAGAGGTGATAGTCCTAATAGGAGGTAGAATTTGACAGCATGATCTAAGCGATTTTGTTACAAGAAAATACCTCCGAGCCAGTCCCAGGGAATCGTTTGCTGTAGCATTTCTTAAAGTGGGATCGAGCTTCATTAATATTACCCATCTCAACTTCCATAGCTATGTATCCTTGCCATGCCTCTAGCGTAGATCCGCTGCAAAACAAGCCACATTACAACAAAGAAAATACAAGGAAGAAACTTGGATCAAAACATTAAATTTAAGCATGTTGATGTCTCTAAATGGAACAAGGGAAGATCTCATGAAAACCTGATTTTAAGCAGGCTCTCCCAGACACCACGAGCTGCAGCTAGATCTTTCCCCATAGTTGATTCTAAGCGGGCCCAATATCTATACATCCGCAATAAACTTTCTGTATTCTTCAGATGTGGAGACAAATAATCTGATGCACGctggaagaaaaggaaagagagtaCCTTTAGTTACATTGTGGGTTTCTTTACCCAAAAAAGAAGTTTCATTGTTGGATTATATAGAAAAGGAATTATTTCTTACAACAGATTAGAAACACTTGAATGAATATCAAGGATAATTGCACAATAAGATGGTGAATGGTACAAAAAGGTTCAATTACAAATCAAACTGCATTTGGCCTAACATGACTATTCAGATAGAGTTAATGCGAAACTCTTAATTTCATCAGGGGACAGGTGAGAGCAAAATTAAATGTTGAATATTTTAGTGATAAGAAAGTGCAGAAGAATGTCATGTTAACTACTTTGAGTTATATAATACTGGAAAGGAGATGAGCAGACGAAGCTTGAAATTAGGAAATTGAGAATCCATTGAGATGGAAAAATCGGAAACACAATAGTCACACTGAAATGTGGATGTATAGCAAGTCATGTGACACTCCCAAATATCAGAAATTGTGGAAGTCCAAAGAAAAGAATAGGAGACAATAGAAGAAGGATTAACAGACAAATTCAAAAGTATTGCAAGAAACATTAAGAATCGTGTCAGGACTAATTCTTGGACACACAAAATTGTTAATTAAGCAGTCAACTGTGATAGTGGACATCACTACATGTCATTTGCAAAAATATCAAGTTGAGCCAACCCTTCTTTTTAATGAttaaaaaaaatcgaaccaaGCATTGGATCGATTTAAAGCTTACACAGATAGGGAGTTGAAAATACAAAAGTACCACCATTGGGGTTCATAAACCAAGCATAGTTGGCGGTTCTTGCTGTACAAAGAGCCTGTTTAACCGTTCATACTTTCATTAACCAATTTACCCTTTTGGTTTACTGCTTGTATACAGGATATTTTACTGTCATTAATAAACTTATATACCTTATTAAAAAATCAGATATAGATGTTGTGTGAAGTCCTTCGAAGGCAAGAATCAACAGCAAAGCAAACAAAAGCTAAGATTGAATTCCAGGGCAAGGGTAAACACCAAGAGGGGGTCAAAATTCTTCAGTAATTAGAAAGTGTACCTGAAAAGTTTCCCGTATAATTATATAATCCAAGTCGCTGCTTTCAGCCCCAGATTCCAACGAAGACAACCTCCGCCTTAAGCCATCAACTCTTGTGAGAAATACATCAAGATACTGCAACAAACATAAATAGGTTTATCATCCAATGAACTGTGCATTTAGTCCCTAAAACACAATGCAGCTAAAGGTTAGAACCAACTCTATAAAATCGATCCTAAGATATAGCAACTTAATTTGCAGAAATATCTATGAATTTTCCTTGTTTTCAGAAGTGGGCATTCTCAAAAGGAGACCATGAGATACAGCAACCAGCAAGCATTCACATCAATGCACTTCCTAACAAATAAAAGTTTCATTGATTAAGAGATAACAGGATGAGTTAACTTCTACAAGTTCTCTACGACGTTTATTTTGGACGAACAAGTCACTGACAAACTTCCATGAGCATCAGACTTCTTTGCAGCAATTGCATTGTCAAAAAGCTAAAATTTGGCGTCAGCAAAGAAATACTAAATCACTCCACCCTGATATGTGCCCGATGAAGAGAACATAGAGCAAATTTCAGTACTGAAATTTGCATATGTTGGCATACAGTGAATCTTTTGTTCATTTTGAAGTTCTATCAAATACCAAGTTGCAATTCAAAATTAACAGCAAATTGTCAGCAGTAGTCAAATCTAATATTGCATCACCTCATTAACAGGTAATAGAAGTAAGGAACAGTCCAAAGGATGCACCAGAAGACCTATGTAGTTTGCACCATAACATAGTAAACATACTGCACAGGAATGGGCGGAGAAAAATTTGACTACTAATAACAACCAATGGCAGATATGTCCTAACCTCTTCAAAGCTTGAGAAAGTGCACTGTAGGGCCTTCTCGAAAACCTGGAAAATGACAAAAAATTGAATAAGAATCCTGATAGTAGCCACAAATACTGATACACGTGCTATTACAGACAGCAGAATGGAAACTAAAGCGCTAAATTCTTCTCATTAAGTTTAACGTAAAAAAGATATCATTGTCTAAtactgaaaaagaaaagaaaaaggaaaagaacaattcgacagAAATCAAAACAGCAATAACACAGTTATAAGAAAATATAGGAAACGAAACACAACTACTATTACACCTCAACTCCAAGCAAGTTGGGGAATAAATAGCAAACAATCAGGTGTCAAATATCCAATTCTTTTGACAATGAGGGATTTTGtcagaaagtacttttttttttattttgcaccgggtgtccgagtctcttCGAGCCCCGACTAATCCTgggggtgcacaggccctcgcccgcaagtgcaccacggttaattcaggttttacccagtccgatggccctcagaaattgtttgcacccagtgggtttcgaacttgagaccttgaaagggagcaaaccccaaggctcaagtcaattgccaccaggCCAACCCCTGAGAGTTTGTCAGAAAGTACTTAATACATGCATTTTAATAAAAGACAGACAGTCAATGCTGGATCTCCAGCAGATAAGTCCAAAGCATAAAGGAACGTACCCTTCCAGCTTGAAATTCTGGTAAAAGATGACACTTAAAATCAGAATAAAATTCAGTGATTGAATATCCAGCAAAGTCAAGAATGGAGACATACAGCAGATAGCTCTTCCTCAGAAGCACGACTGCGTTCAAGAGACAGCAAGTATCGCACCCACAGGTCTCCAACCCAGGGACAGTTCCTTGTCGCCCTTTTGTAAATGTCCCGAACAAGACTGGAGGTCTGCAAATAAAGGCACGTAACTTAAAGCTGAGTCAGTTTTCATCACAATCAAGAAATGACAAATTAGTTAAAAGGGATTAAGTCCAGAGAACAAACCTTCAAGGTTTTATCCATGTAGTGAGTATAATCGAGCCAGAGTTCACTAGATATAGGAAATTCAGTTACGGCACGCTCATATAAGATTTGTATCCTTGCTGGATCCCCCAATGATTGCTCAAATTTTAAGTAAGCCTGCAGGAAAACACCACGAGTAGAATTCTTAACAGATAATTGAGTCTAAAATACCTGGTATATTGATCAAGTCCTTAATAGCACAGAAGGAGCTATATTGTACTTATTAGTGGTTAAAATTTGGGTTCATCTCACGCAGGATTGCTAATTTCAACAGTTTTTTCTTTCTGTTAATTTTAGGTATGTGCCTCAGCCAAATTCCAACCAACCAAAAAGCCAGTCCTTGATTCTAGACCGTAACAACTAATAAGTTACACATATGTGACACAATCTTATTCTCGCACACAATGTACCTTTACTAAAGTCATGATAGCAGGCGTATCAATTTAGTCACGAGTCCGTATACTACGACAATTTGCGAGCCATCCAATTTTAATACCTAATTTTGAAGTGTGACTATCATTGTCAAACAATCATTTTCGAGTCCTGTTTCAAAAATATAGACAAGAGCATCAGGATTATGCACCATAAAGTTTTGAAGTCTTTCTGATTCAGGTGCAACTTTACAAGATATTTGATTCTCAAGATGAGTCCTGGCATTCATCATGTCGAGGGCCTTCTGATATGAAGAGGCAACATGTGGCGAAAGCCCATCCAAGTTACTGGAGTCTACATCAAGATCGGCTCCCTGTTTTGCTTCCCAAGCCTTGTATGTGTGAAGAGTTGAACTTAGATCAGCAAGAGGGACAGACAACTGGCGATGGAATAAATTCCTAATACGCTGGACCTGCTTCTCTCTCAACTGCATCACAATGAAGCAAACATACAATAGCAAATATCAACTATAAAATGTGGATACACCTCTTCTTTGTATATGTTCATGATTTCTTGAGAGTCAAACCAAGACACAAGTTTAACCCATTTTGGGAGTGGGAGTGATAACTGGTTCAGAGGAAGAACAACAAGGCGCAGCAGCATTTTTTATTAGCACATTCTTAATTCAGAGGAGAACATTAAAAGCCCGTAAACTCTCCGAAACAGTGATTTGGAAGAAGCTCTATTAGATGAATGGCAGCAAGCTCCTAAAGAATATGACTCGTGATATGAGCAGGGAAATATGAACAAAGACATGTTGTATGCTTGCAGGAAAAACAAAGAGGGGTGCATGGTGATAACGACCTTAAGGAAAGAGAAATCTTCCCTTTTCCTCCCATCTGGAGAGGTACACAaccttaaaagaaaacaagggcTAAGGAAAGAACTGCGCGCTTTATCAATACCAACAGCAACGCCTTAATCTCAAACTAGATAGGGCTAGCTCTACTATATCTTAAGAAAAGGCTAAAGGGACAACGGCAcatataaaaggaaagaaaagaaagcgTCAAGCTCTTACGTCCGCATCAGTTTCATCAATTGTGAGGAAAATATCTTGTTCGAATTCCCTGTATAATTCCCATATCCTGCTGCCTTCAGAAACATGCAAACCAGCAGCTACAATGGCACGTTCAAAGAGATTTCTTGCCTTTGAAATTCCACTGACGGAACGGGTACGGACTGATTGGTCATGCTCTTGAACAAAACTTAAGTAGTCACACCACAAAGCAACAGACTGCATCAAGCGAAAAACAATCAGTACATTTATTTTGATTCAAGCAAAACCCATTTCATTGTCCTCATAAAAGCAGTAATTGTGCTgatttttcacatgaaaataaTATTTAGTATAACTCTGTTTTTTTCATCTTAATGATAACCGAGAAATCCCCAAGGGCCAGTGGCACACGATTTGAAACTCGGTGAATGGGCCCatccctctacccttctccacttaactACCAGGCTTTTGTCTATGGCAAAGATCCAACCCATGACGTGTGCCTCGCCCACATATCATGCACTGCGCTCTTAGCACCATACCAAAGCCGTGGGGGCAATATTAGGACAATTCTTTTTTTGAAATGGAATATATTAGGACAATTCTTATTATGCAGATATTTCCAGAATATCaaagataagtttcttttccaaATATTCTTCATAAGCAAAAAACAACTTCGAATTATTACTTCTTTAATACGATTTCCGTCAATAAAGTTGTTCTAATAGCAGCATGAGATTTACACAACTTTGAAATAATGTAAGAATACTGGAAGTACTTCACATTACCATCCTACTATGAAGCAGCACAAGGAAAAGGCTTATTAAGGTATCAGAGAATGGTTGTTTCTAACACAGACCCTTCTACCGTTCTACTTTACCAAGGGCAGGCTTCTATTATCTTTTACGCCTTTTGCAATACAAAGAAATATTTGACAACTATATCCTTGAAATTTTCCGTCAAAGTCATTTCAATAAAGGCAAGGCAacttttaaacaataaacagggcGCGCTCAATAAAGATTAAGCTTATCTTAAAGTCACTAGGCACGGACAAAGCAATTATATTTTGGATCTCCCGGTGAGTCGTCTTGCATATAGCACATACAACAGAAAGCATTAGTGTTTTCAATCTAGAACTAGAGCCTTGCTCGCACCTTAAATTCTTTTCACTCTTTTAAAGTGAATAAGCAACAGGATTCACAGTGACATTAACACACTACTTACAAGATAGTCAGACACCCCACGCTCAAATAGCTTCTCAACTGCAGGGAGAGCCTCGGGTCTGCAAAACAAACAtgcaaataaaaatataagaagaTAGCAAAAGTGGGTTTTTTTTCTATTTCATTATGTGTCATAGAGCTAAACAGGccaaatatacaacaacaacaataacaatccaataaaatcccactagtgggtctggggaggttagagtgtacgcagaccttacccctaccccggaggGGTAGAGAGGCGGTTTCtggaagaccctcggctcaagaaaacgaaAAGAGAGCACTCCAGAGAAGCAAACCAATTGAACCTATATTTGCTCAATGGATACAATTAGACAATAGGTCCGTAACAACAACAGAAACCAGAAAAATAATACTCCCACccttccagtttatgtgaacctatttcttttttggtccgttccaaaaagaatgactattttctaaatttggaaacaatttagcttaaacttacaattctacccttaataagaagcttttataatcacacaaatactctttgacttgtttaggaccacaaatttcaaaaatcttcattttttcttaaacttcgtgcacaatcaaacaggttcacataaattggaacggagggagtattagcATCGTAAGAGACAGCAAATAAATGGAAGAGAAATAACACAATactatgaaaaatggaaaaatcatgcGAACACAACATAAGCCGCTCGCAATCCTAGACAAAACACTATCAGACTAGTCGTTACAAAGTAGAAAAACGCTCGACTACCCCTAAGGCCCTAACATTCAACCCTAATGcgcgacctccacaccttcctatcaagagcACGTCTTCAGAAATCTGAAACCGCGTCATGTCCTAcctgatcacctcgccccaaAACTTCTTAGGCCGCTCTCTACTCCTTCTCATACCTGCCAAGGCCAACCGCTCAGACCTCCTAACCGGATCATCTAGacttctcctccgcacgtgcccgaaccatctaagcctcgcttcccgcaccttgtcttccatgggagccacacccaccctctcccgaatatcttcattcttaatcttatccaacctagtgtacccgcacatccatctcaacatactcatttctgctactttcatcttatGGATATGTGAATTCTTGACTGACCAATACAACATggctggtctaaccaccgctctatagaacttacctttaagtttcggtAGCACATTCTTGTTACACAGGACTCCAGACGCTAATCTCCATTTTATCCACCCCACCCCAAGAATAAATAAATCAAGGGAATCTTTGTGTGTCTCAAAAATTATCATATTACACGAATAGTGTCAAAATAAACTCGATGTCATTTACATATATATCAGGCTATACAAACAAACCCATCACTTTTTCTAACATCTAAATTTTTAAGAGAAAAGGTCTTCTACTCCATTTGTCTTCACCCTCCCATGGAGTTTCTCCATTCCTTGTCAAAACCTCCTCCCCATCCTTTTTCAACTATGGCTCGTATACTAAAGCTAATTCGTTAACTCCAAATCTAAAGAAATGTCTCTAGTAAATAAAGATCTGTTGTAGATtagaaaatcataaatgcttTCCCCTAGTTCTTTATCCACTCTGCACTCCCTTTGTTTTTTTTATGACCGAGAAATCCGTCTGGGGCCGATCCTTTGGACCAACCGCAGCCTTCGAAACTCGATGGATAATGGGTctgcccctctacccttctccacttaaataccaggttTTGCTTTGCATGGTGTGGGGGCTTGAATTTGTGACCTAAGACACAAATCCACCACCCTTTGTTTTAAAGATTAGAACTCTCTAGTCGTTAATTTCTTCAGTAAGGATGTTAAAATTGATGTCATTAATGAATTTTCTCTCTTGAATTTCAATAATAAGCTATTcagaaatcaacaacaataataataataaagtcaaactGAGTGAACAACCATACAACAAGAAATGAGATGCCCTCTTCATCTGCctgttttttctctctatcttatCTTAAAGTGCAGACTAGTACATAGACATTTTTCAGATAACATGTAAGAAAAGTTACAAAATCAATCAGAACAAGGTCATGCAAGTTATAGAGAGGATCGCCTCAGCAAGCATGCATCGTCAAAGTGGAGAATAGAGAGCATGATGGAAACATGATTTCAACATGGTGTCAAATCAACTTTTTTCAGAAGGTCAAGTCAACTTGTTAAacggaaaaaagaaaaacaatgttCAAAGAAGACTATGAGGGTGTTTgcctaagcttataagctggtcaaactggcttataagcaccTTTTGGCTTATCTACGAGTTTGGTAAATACTCAAAGTGCTTATGAgtcaagtgcttataagctaaaaccagccataagtcataagttggtcacccccaacttatggcttttcagcttataagcacttttagtttgaccaaggcttttactagtttatccttaataatattttctaattcacaagatatttttcccaaaataaattttctaactttcttttcataCCATATTTGTTGTTCATCCTTTTCTTTACAAAGAAATCTTTTATTTTATAAGCTTTTCTAAAgtttttaaggatattttagtcatttcaacaAAAGAACAACTTATCAGCACTTTTCTACCAAACACATCAACTGTTTATTATCAGTTTCATCACACTTATCCAAACATGTAAATGCTTATTTAAAAATCAGTTTCatcacttaaaaatatttttcagcatttcaagcttatcagctatttacaatcatctaatccaaacgggctctatgtGTTCTCTATTTTAGCTTGGGAAATAGAGATCTCCAAATGGATTTGGATCTTCCCCGCAACTTCAATCTTGTTCACAGTAAAGCAGAAATGAGAGAACAAAAAAATGCAACTGTTGGATAAgtattattttgggaaaggaaaatacaaaatttacagAACAAATGTCCTACTATTAATTTCCTCTGCTCCCCTTAATAATTAGAGATCCAACTGTGCATACAGGAGCACAAGTCTCTATAGGAGAGCAATACGATGTAAAACATATAGAATAAGTTCCACATAAATCTTCTGTATTGTCCTTTCCTAGCCCTTCCTATGGCCCTAACCTATACAATCTCTCATGCTTATCCACTGCCTTTCTATCACGAAGAACCTAAAGACTAAGTATGCCTCAGTATGGTACAAATATCTGTAAATCATCAAACAACATCCATTGTTAAAcaggaaagaaaaagaatttaaataagaaataaatacagtagaaaaaaatgaaaagtggTACCCCGAAGAAAGAGACGTCTCATCTTTAGTCcactcctgccacatctcagaaCTCAAAGGAAAAATAGCATTCATGGCTTCCCTCGCTTGTCTAAGCTTCTCTATATCCCCTTGCTTCCTTAAAGCTTTTATGTACTACACAGACACAAAAAAAACattgtatcatcaatctctaaacagACAAATACGCATACTACAGAAGATACAGAAAACAGCTCCAACTAATAACTgcttcaaaaatgaaaaatcatttaACCTCATAGAAATAGGTAAACCAATAGTTTTAGTGAGCATTCGTGGTGTCTATGAAAAGAATATGTTTCCACCAAAATGGTTCAATGACTTTTCGCACTTATGGACAGAATTCATTTTTCTTTACCAATATCTCAACTCTTACTCATATCACGTATTTCAGTGATCATCTGGACATTATTATTGATCTATTTTTTTGATGATCGAGAAACCGTCTGGGTCCAACTTTTAGGACCATTCGAATGGGGGTAATGGGCCTGCCGCTCTACGCTTCTCCACTTAAACACCAGTCTTATTTCGCATGGCCCAGAgcttgaacctgtgacctaaGTCACAAGTCCCTCAAACTTTGCCACTTGAACTACGCCCTGGGGTCTAGACATTATTGTCAACCCCGTACTCAAAAATGTCATCAAAATACTATTCTTATACCTTATCTTACACCTTGTATGATAATCTGTTACTCCAATAGATAATGATTCACAAACTATTTTCCATAGAACATATATTCCTTCCAACTAATTTGTGAATGagcatatatatagagagagagatagagatacTTGAACATGAGCATCGTAATTGGAAGGGTTATTTAAGAGCTCAGTTTGTAGAGCTTGAATTTGTAGATTCTGCTGTGCGTCATCCTCTGAGTCGGAGTCGGAGTCGGAATCCGAATCGGAACT of the Nicotiana tabacum cultivar K326 chromosome 7, ASM71507v2, whole genome shotgun sequence genome contains:
- the LOC107803306 gene encoding uncharacterized protein LOC107803306, with translation MAETVTLDSSTHPPQLPDENPTGNDDEDMLDAPKSTKSSDSDSDSDSDSEDDAQQNLQIQALQTELLNNPSNYDAHVQYIKALRKQGDIEKLRQAREAMNAIFPLSSEMWQEWTKDETSLSSGPEALPAVEKLFERGVSDYLSVALWCDYLSFVQEHDQSVRTRSVSGISKARNLFERAIVAAGLHVSEGSRIWELYREFEQDIFLTIDETDADLREKQVQRIRNLFHRQLSVPLADLSSTLHTYKAWEAKQGADLDVDSSNLDGLSPHVASSYQKALDMMNARTHLENQISCKVAPESERLQNFMAYLKFEQSLGDPARIQILYERAVTEFPISSELWLDYTHYMDKTLKTSSLVRDIYKRATRNCPWVGDLWVRYLLSLERSRASEEELSAVFEKALQCTFSSFEEYLDVFLTRVDGLRRRLSSLESGAESSDLDYIIIRETFQRASDYLSPHLKNTESLLRMYRYWARLESTMGKDLAAARGVWESLLKISGSTLEAWQGYIAMEVEMGNINEARSHFKKCYSKRFPGTGSEDICNSWIRFEREYGALEDFDLAVKKVTPRLEELQLFKLQEAKNIGVPADDRDNSSRKNVREKRKPVSNLIEEQPPAKRHKDKAKNVKITSEDGKGQVKDSVKVNNTNPDVDASKPASGSKKENKDVSSGKPKQYNDQCTAFVSNLNLKATYDDLRRFFSDVGGVVAIRILNDKFTGKSRGLAYVDFSDDKHLAAAVAKNKQTLLGKRLSIAKSDPKGRKKGSDSHGVSSRQGEGAEQTTESSKPGAKDSAEGSKEGKGHQGQPSSHQWASNIQLKGKNTFAVPRTVRPLGWVDKDKPKSEETDATEDEIPKSNDEFRKMFIKS